Part of the Vigna unguiculata cultivar IT97K-499-35 chromosome 3, ASM411807v1, whole genome shotgun sequence genome, aattcaatttaagtCGGTAAAGTAAGATTAATGATTAAGTTATCAAAACAATAAGTATAAATCAAATCACTAACACGAATAGCAAATTcgtaacatatattaaataactAACAATGTAAAGTGTTAAATCAAATGTCTCTAATATAAcccaaccaagaggggggtgaattggttatttAATCTTTCACTGATTTTAAGGGAATCTTAAAATtatcttcaatttttataaacccaataaacaatttttcaattctGTGTTAATGGACTAATTCAATCAATTAGGAATGGGATAAAACATGAAAGAAGTAAGAGAACACAgtaatttttatactggttcaattcaagatgaatctacgttCAGTCTTCTTCTAAGCAAGCTTAGGTTAGGAGGATTTCACTAAATCAGTAGAGTTACAAGAATTACAATATCACCTATATAATTTAAGACCCTAAAGACCAAGGAGtttgatctacaaatcaagaattTCCCTTAGATGTAATGTCTCCACACAATTGCAACTATACCTTCACTCACACAGTGAATTAATAGTGAACAAAAATATAATCCAAAAAGAAACCAAGGAACGAATACACCTTATGAATGTGCAGATGTGACACTTTATCCTAATGCCAGGCTTGACCATCCAAGATTGAATCCATCACAAATTTTCTTGAATGCTCGATAGAATGATCTCCCAAGAATGCAAGAAATCTACATATCTCAATCTCTCAGAAAAATCTCTTCTTGATTCAGTGTTATGTTCTTTCAAACTTATTTCagatttgtttttaaagacaaagtTCTGCTAATGAGATTCTATGAAGCCTAGCTACCAATTTTGGTGCTTGAAGTTTCTTTACAATGAAAGTTTCCTCTTTGAGGCTTAGCGTCAATATCGTTGCTCAGACATAAGGGCTATAGTTTTATCATTGCTAGACCACCTTTTGGTGCTCAACGTCAGCTTTGAGGCTCAACGTAATATTCTTTAGTTTCTTGAAAATTTCTGCAAAATCACCATAAACCCATTAGTTTTCCAATTCTCTTACTTCTTTATTCCTCATTTTGTAATTCTAAGTAAAAGGGGTATGTTTTACAAGGAAATGTATCAACTTCATGCATTATAAGTGCCAAAAGCATATGTAAAACTAAGTAAACTAGACACTTATCAATACTTCAACCCAGACCTAAAATAGCCAATAAATACAAACCAATTCTATCTAAAGTACTAATTCATATACTCATAATTTCTTCTACACTTAATGACTTGAGCATTGGAGAACTTCTACAGGTGGATCTCCCCTTGACATTCTTTAGCATACTTAGCGATCATTCCTCAGAGGTAAAGGTCGACTTCCTAGGCAACCCATCCTTTCCACCTTAGGATctgtgcttttttttttataagaacaAAAACTTAGTTAATTTCTAATATTGATTGACACATAAGTGATTCCTTGATTTTATGATAGACATGTAGTTTCCTTATAAAAGAAGAAACACAAAAGGTGGGTACATGAGTCACATAGGTGCTCCTTAAATGGAAGATGCATGTGAGGTAATTACAACTTTCATATATACTTGAGAATGGCATGTGTAGGTTTGAAACTCTTCATGTGTCTTCTTACCATCTAAATTATGTCCAAACACATGAAAGGGATATATGAAGTACTTATAACTATCACATACACTGGCAAGTGACTTGTGAAGGTAGTTACTCTTATACATATGCTTATTTATGTCTCTAATCAATCATTTGTAACTTtagtatattataaaatataatctctaaaatttatataagttattttactttcttataTCTTCCAAGTCACATGGGTGTTCCTTAAATGGAAGAGGCATGTGAGGTAAttacaacttttatatatacttgAGAATGGCATGTGTAAGTTTGAAACTCTTCATGTGTGTCTTCTTACCATCTAAATTATGTCCAAACACATGAGAGGGATATATGAAGTACTTACAACTATCACATACACTTATAAGTGACATGTGAAGGTAGTTACTTTTATACATATGCATATTTATGTCTCTAATCAATCATCTgtaattttagtatattataaaatattctttaacgctcttagaatattttataatctctaaaatttatataagttattttactttcttataTCTTCCAACTTCTTTAAGCTTTCCTcttataaaatttacttaaaatttatttatttatttattatgcttcttatattatttattcttcttctttctcctacTCTATCTTCAAGGGACTATTCTTTaccatatattaaatatatcatattactCCTCTATCACAATTTTATAAGCAGAAATCAACTTATGCATATTAGACTTTTATTTTGTATACATATGTCTAGTATTGGTTGAAAGAATATGTAAtgtaatatttaagttattaattttgGTTCAGCCTGATTTGGATcagttttaaagtttcaaatcGCAATTTGAACTATATCgtttagttttgaaaataaaatatcctAATCGATCTAAAAATGTCATATTTTAATCGATTGTCGGTATTTTGGATTGGTTTTtactaatttctttttcttggttTGGTTCTAAATAAACCTAGCTTATGAGAGGGAAAGGGGAAAATATAGAGGGAAAATGAAAGAAGTTCGAAAAGAAGGGgatgaaaataattatgatagtGAAGGTGTTGATGGATTTAGGAGGCAATTACATAGTGGTTCTATCCTATctcagaagaaaaaaagacGTGAAAATTAAATGGAAAGAATAAATTGcactataaaattatatgagaAATGATACCAAAATGTTATTTTCTCAACGCATCAATatcaatttgaagaaaaaaaaataactatttaaaaaaatcatcttgTAATCTTTACAAATGattggattaaattgaaaaaaaagtacaaataaagagataaaaaaactattaaaacttataaataacGTCATCATTTTTTTGGAATGTTAAGTTACTTATTCACCTAAACTAATAATCTATATTTAATTAGACGCGAATTTTCAATTATACCTTGGTAGAGATTGAAATTGcatactgaaaaaaaaataaagaaatatataaaggaaattttttgttttgtttacatttttttaaccttatcttttaaataattgtcatattaaattaaaataactacatttttatttttattttttaaataaccaataatttaaaattaaataatttataaattaaaataattattttatcattttatcctttaaatcagtatttattttagaataaaaagaGTAGGTGATATATTTGAATGAGTGAGACCACGATCCTATCCGTTTCTTCCTACAATATCCATGTTCCATCTATCTGTCTGTCAAGTGGGTTTGACTCATCATCATCAACCCAACAAACCACACTCGCAAAACCACTCATGGCGCCCTTCTTCTTCATCATACTCTCTCTGTGTTTCTGCGTCCTAATAAGACGCTTCGTCTTCTCCCTTCGCAACAAAGCCACCACCCATCCCGGCCCTTCACATATACCCATCATCTCAAACATATGGCTAAAAGAATCCCTTCAAATCGAACCAATTCTCCGAACCCTCCACGCTAAATACGGTCCCATTCTCACTCTCCACATTGCTACAACTCCCGTCGTCTTCATACGCGACCGCTTTCTCGCCCACCAAGCCCTCGTCCAAAATGGTTCTCTTTTCTCCGATCGCCCCAAGGCCCTCGCCGCCGCAAAAATCATAACCACCCACCAACACAACATTAGCTCCGCCTCCTATGGCGCCACCTGGCGCACCCTCCGCCGCAACCTCACCTCCCAGATGCTCCACCACTCCCGCCTCAAGTCCTTCTCCGGGATCCGCAACTGGGTCCTCCACACCCTCCTCACGCACCTCAAATCccactcccaatccaacaactCTGTCAGAGTCATCGACCACTTCCAATACTCCATGTTCTGCTTGCTCGTCTTCATGTGCTTCGGGGAACGACTCAACGATCGCAAAGTCAGAGACATCGAGCGCGTCCAGCGCCAGATGCTTCTGCGCATTAGAAGCTTCAACATCTTCAATATCTGGCCCAGAGTCACCCGCCTTTTGTTCCGTAAACTCTGGGAGGAGTTGTTGAGGCTCCGGAAGGAGCAAGAGGATGTTCTGGTTCCGCTTATAAGAGCGAGgaagcaaaagcaaaagcaaGGCAAGGAGGAAGGTGTTGTTTCGTATGTTGATACTTTGTTGGATTTGCAGTTGCCAGAGGAGAAACGCAAGCTCAGCGAAGAGGAACTCGTGACGCTGTGTAATGAGTTTTTAAACGCAGGCACGGATACGACTTCCACTACGTTGCAGTGGATCATGGCGAATTTGGTGAAGTACCCGCACGTGCAAGAGAGGGTGGTGGATGAGATAAGGGAGGTATTGggtgagagagaagagagggAAGTGAAAGAGGAGGAGTTGCAGAAACTGCCTTATCTGAAAGCTGTGATTTTGGAAGGTTTGAGGCGTCACCCACCTGGGCACTTTGTGCTGCCGCATGCAGTGAGTGAGGACGTGGTTTTGAATGATTACGTGGTGCCTAAGAATAGGACAGTGAATTTCATGGTGGCAGAGATGGGGTGGGATCCAAAGGTATGGGAGGATCCAATGGCGTTTAAGCCAGAGAGGTTTATGAGTGATGAGGGGTTTGACATTACAGGGAGTAAAGAGATCAAGATGATGCCATTTGGTGCAGGGAGGAGGATTTGCCCCGGTTATAATCTGGCATTGCTTCATTTGGAATACTTTGTGGCCAATTTGGTTTGGAACTTTGAGTGGAAGGTTCCAGAGGGTGGGGATGTGGATTTGTCAGAGAAACAAGAGTTCACTGTGGTCATGAAAAATGCATTGAAAGTTCATCTTTCTCCTAGAATCTAGACTCTGCAATGTACACATCTCACTATATTGTATAAATCAGTTGGAAAATAAGTTGATGATGTATAATAGATAAGATCAGTGGTTTTATTGCGATCATGGTTTATTGCTTTGATGTGCCTTAAGATTTCTTCAATAAGAAGTACAGAGACATAAATTCAAAAAGACTAGGAAAAGTGTTATGCGAACACCTTTACTTATTTTCCCAAGTCACCGCTAAGGGTTTTAAGCTATGCAAACATTCATCAAATTAAGTTATGTATGGGCTTAGTCAACATATCTGCTATATATCTACGGTACATATCCTCTTTATGGAGAACCTTTCTCTAATTACCCTACCGTAATTTATTAAACATATcttcttttaaaataacatcTACATTTTACATTCACCcaatatacaatatatataccAGATTAATCTAATAACTATAAggtaaaaatttatacaaacttaacaacacattctgttagtttaaaaaaaaaaatcaaaacaaaagtcGTCAACAACCTCACGATTGCTTTCGTTATCACACCCTTCATGATGTCCAATTTATAAAATGCAATTGAAATTTGTTACAAAGGAGCTCCAGTTCTTTGTCATCAGCCTTCCATGGAAGTCAAGTGGCTTGTGCAcagtttctaattttaaaaaaattaaattggaaGTCGTTATACCCTCACACCACTTTAGCATAATCATATGCACACCAAAGTCATGTCCTTGACACATGACTTCACATTTTCAGAA contains:
- the LOC114175758 gene encoding cytochrome P450 89A2-like; protein product: MAPFFFIILSLCFCVLIRRFVFSLRNKATTHPGPSHIPIISNIWLKESLQIEPILRTLHAKYGPILTLHIATTPVVFIRDRFLAHQALVQNGSLFSDRPKALAAAKIITTHQHNISSASYGATWRTLRRNLTSQMLHHSRLKSFSGIRNWVLHTLLTHLKSHSQSNNSVRVIDHFQYSMFCLLVFMCFGERLNDRKVRDIERVQRQMLLRIRSFNIFNIWPRVTRLLFRKLWEELLRLRKEQEDVLVPLIRARKQKQKQGKEEGVVSYVDTLLDLQLPEEKRKLSEEELVTLCNEFLNAGTDTTSTTLQWIMANLVKYPHVQERVVDEIREVLGEREEREVKEEELQKLPYLKAVILEGLRRHPPGHFVLPHAVSEDVVLNDYVVPKNRTVNFMVAEMGWDPKVWEDPMAFKPERFMSDEGFDITGSKEIKMMPFGAGRRICPGYNLALLHLEYFVANLVWNFEWKVPEGGDVDLSEKQEFTVVMKNALKVHLSPRI